Within the Thiovulum sp. ES genome, the region AATGAAATTACACAACCTCGTGCTGTATGAATTCCCGCCACTATTTTTCCAATTCTGTGTATAAATTCATCATTTCAATTAATCCGCTCATCGCTTCTCCACCCTTGTTTCCTGCTTTGCTACCCGCTCTCTCAATTGCTTGTTCAAGATTGTCAGTTGTCAAAAGTCCAAATGAAACAGGAATATTGTGTTTGAGTGAAACACTGGCAATTCCTTTTGTCGCTTCAGCGGAAACATAGTCAAAATGTGGAGTCGAACCTCGAATTACCGCACCAAGACAGCAAACCGCATCATATTTTTTCTCATTCAAAACTCGATTTAATGCCATCGGTAATTCAAATGCACCTGGAACAAGAATTAAGTCCAAATTTTCAGTATCTCCACCAAATCTAACATAAGTGTCTTCAGCACCCTCTACAAGTCTATCTGTAATAATATGATTAAACCGACTGCTAATAATTGCAACTTTTTTGCTATTATCAACACTAAATTTTCCTTCAATCTTTTTCATTCTATTTCCTAATTTTTTTAATCTCAAATAATAGCTAAATAATTAACATTCCATCGCCGTAAGAGTAAAAACGATATTTCTCTTTTACAGCCTCTGCATAAATTTTTTGCATCTCATCAATTCCAATAAAAG harbors:
- a CDS encoding 6,7-dimethyl-8-ribityllumazine synthase (PFAM: 6,7-dimethyl-8-ribityllumazine synthase~TIGRFAM: 6,7-dimethyl-8-ribityllumazine synthase); protein product: MKKIEGKFSVDNSKKVAIISSRFNHIITDRLVEGAEDTYVRFGGDTENLDLILVPGAFELPMALNRVLNEKKYDAVCCLGAVIRGSTPHFDYVSAEATKGIASVSLKHNIPVSFGLLTTDNLEQAIERAGSKAGNKGGEAMSGLIEMMNLYTELEK